The nucleotide sequence GTCGAAGACGATGGCGCGCGAGCTGGTGGTGCCCTGATCAATGGCGATGACGTATTGATTCATGGTGACGTCCTTGTCTGGTGTTGTTGGTTAATCAGTGATGGTCAGCAGTGTGCGGATAAGGGAGATTGTTGTGGGCAGGTCAGCCGGCAAGCGCAGGCATGATGCCGGGTACCAGCAGCCCAACGAGCCCGGCCAAGGTACCGCCAACCAACGGTCCAACCACCGGAATCCAGGAGTACGCCCAGTCGCTGGAGCCCTTGCCCTTGATGGGAAGGACGGCGTGTGCGATGCGGGGGCCGAGGTCACGTGCGGGGTTGATGGCGTAACCGGTGGGACCGCCGAGGGACACGCCGATACCTACAACGAGCAACGCTACGGCCAGCGGGCCGAGGCCGGAGGGGGTTCCTCCGAAGGTCAGGATGACAAAGACCAGGACGAACGTGCCGATGATTTCGGTGATGAGGTTCCAGGGGGTGGAGCGGATGGCCGGGCCGGTGGAGAAAGTGCCCAACTTGTTTGCCGCCAGGGGCTCTTCATCGAAGTGCTGCTTGTAGGCGAGCCAGCAGACTACTGCGCCAAGGAAAGCACCAAGCAGTTCACCGCCGAAATAGGTCAGGGTCGAGCCGAACGTTACGGCCACGTCGGGCGCGTACTCCGCCTTTCCATTGACCAACAGGCCCAAGGTGACTGCCGGGTTCAGGTGCGCACCGGACTTGGCGGCCACGAAAACGCCCGCGAAGACCGCAATACCCCAGCCCCACGTCACCATCAAGAATCCAGCGTTGTTGCCCTTGGTGCCTTTGAGCGCAACGTTGGCCACGACGCCACAACCCAGCAGGGTGAGCATCATGGTTCCGAATACTTCGGAAAGGAAAACAATTCCAAGAGACATCTTTGACTCCTCTATTTTCTGTTGTCAGCCTCATCGCGGGTGAAGAGGCTGTTGGGACGGTTCCGTTGTCTCCGGAACCGCCCCGGTGTGGTGGGCCCCTGTCGGGCCCACCTACCCCATTCCGTCCCTGCCGCGCTCCGGGACGGTCAAGCTGTTTCCGCTGCCGGCCTCAGGCCACCAAGCTGTGGACGTCAACCTTGTGGAAGCGTTGCAGGACATCCTGCGCGTGCTGGATTTCGGCTTCACGGGTTGCTGCATCCCAGCCAAGCGGCTCGGCAAGGGCCGCGGCGATCTCATTGAGAAGCTCCCCGGTCACCAGGCCACGGAAGGCAAGTGACGTCCGGCGGATCAGGACATCGACCAGGTGCCCGATCTGCTCGTGCTCGGCCATGAAGGCCAGTTCGCGAACGCTGAGTTCGCGGGTTGACCGCAGCGGCTGATCCTGGCCGGCGTTGAGGTACTCAATGACCTCTTCCGCACGAGTCCCGTAACGGGTCAGCAGGACGGCAACCCGGTCGGCATCCAGGCCCGGGCCCATGTGATTCTTGATCCATTCCTGTTCGCCCTGTTCCGTATCCGGGAAGCCGGCACCTCCGCCGATGGCGAGTTTCGCCGTCGAGACTTTGCGCTCCATGCCCAATTCGCGCAGGACATCATTGGTCATGTGTTCAGCCAACGCACGGAAGGTTGTCCACTTGCCGCCTACCAGGCTGAGTACGACGGCGGCCTTGCCGCCTGGTGTTGTCACGGCGTCGTCACCGGTGCGGACGTTACGTTCGATGCGGTAGTCCCGGGAAACGAAACCCGGCTGGGTTTCATCGTGGCGGGGCAAGGGACGAACGCCGGCGAAGCTGTAGACGATCTGGTCACGCTCCACCTTGATGGTGGGGAACACATGGCCAACGAGGTCGAAGAAGTAGTCGATCTCTTCTTCCGTGCAGACGGCGTCTTCGGACATGTCGGCGTCGACATCCGTGGTACCGACCAGCACGCGGTCTCCCATCGGGTAGATCAGCACAATGCGGCCGTCGGTGTGCTCGAAGAAGATCTCCCGGCCGTTGCACGCGGCAAGGAGTTCGGGGTGGTCCAGGACAATGTGGGAACCCTTCGTGCCGCCCATGAACCTGCTCACAGCACCCATGGCCTGGTTGGTGAGGTCAACCCATGCGCCGGTGGTGTTGACGATGACGTCTGCCTGGAAGTCGAATTCCTTGCCGGTCAGCTCGTCACGGAGCCGGACCCCGTTGGTACCCATGGATACGAGCGAGACGTAGTTGCTGGCGCGGGCACTGCCTCCGGGAAGCCCACCCCCGCGGCCGGCCTTCTCGCCGTCCTGCAGGACGTCCAGGGTCAGACGCTCGGGGTTGTGGACTGAGGCATCAAAGTAGGTGGCTGCGTACTTGATTCCGGAGTGCAGCTTGGGAAGTTCAGCCAAGGCCTTTGTCCGGCCGCGGAACTGGTGGCGCGGAACGCTGCCACCGTCGCGGGAGAAGAAGTCGTACATGCTCAGGCCCACCTTGATGAGGAACGCGCCGCGCTCCTTGGGCTTGCCCTGCTTGTGGGTAAGGAAACGCGTGGGCGCGGAAAGGATGCCGGAGAAAGTGCTGAAGATCGGGATGGTGGTCTGCAAAGGCTTGACGTAGTGCGGGGCGATGCGCAGGAGCCGGTTGCGTTCGACCACGGATTCCTGGACCAGTCGGAATTCGCCGTTCTCGAGATAGCGGATGCCGCCGTGGATCATGTGGGAGGAAGCGCCGCTGGCGCCCTGGCAGAAATCACCGCGTTCAACAAGGGCGACGTCGACGCCCTGGAGCGCGAGGTCGCGGAACGTTCCGACACCATTGATGCCACCGCCGATAATGAGGACCTTCGCCGTGGGCCGCTCCTGCAGTGCAACGACGGAGTCACGCTGCTGTGCGTGCTGTGAAGTACCGGAATTCCTGTTGTGTCCCAAAACTGCTCCCTTGGGCTTGGTTCGTGCGCCGCGCCACTCGCTGCTGCACCGTTCACCACTAATCTTGCGAAGGTGGAAAATGGAGTCAAGCTATTTGCACAAACGTGCAGTAAGGAAATGAGATGGCACGATCACGTCACTCGGATGCGCTCCGGGCTGCACAGATGTACTACCTGCAGGATCTGACCATGGATGCGATCGCCCGCGAGTTGCGGACGTCCCGGTCCACAGTGTCCCGGCTGTTGTCCTCAGCCCGGGAAACAGGCCTGGTGCAGGTCCAGATTCGAAGTCCGTTCGATACCGGTCCTGAGCTTGAGAGCCAGATCAGGAACCAGTACGGCGTGGACGTCCACGTCGTTCCGGTCCTGGACACCTTGAATGAAGCGGAGACCTTGGACCGCGTCGCCATGCAGGCCGCCAGGACCATAGGGCCCTTGGTGGATTCGAATGCAATCATCGGCGTTGCCTGGGGCGCCACGCTCAGCGCCGTCAGCCGTCACCTCACCCGCAAGGTGACCCATGACAGCATCGTGGTCCAGCTCAACGGTGCCGGGAACATGCAAACCACAGGCATTACCTACGCCAGCGACATCATGCGACGCTTCGGCAGTGCCTACGGAGCGAGGGTTGAACAGTTCCCGGTTCCCGCCTTCTTTGATCACGCCGCCACGAAGACCGCCATGTGGAATGAGCGCAGCGTTCAAAGAATCCTTGATCTGCAGGCACGCATGAGCATAGCTATTTTCGG is from Paenarthrobacter nicotinovorans and encodes:
- a CDS encoding MIP/aquaporin family protein, which codes for MSLGIVFLSEVFGTMMLTLLGCGVVANVALKGTKGNNAGFLMVTWGWGIAVFAGVFVAAKSGAHLNPAVTLGLLVNGKAEYAPDVAVTFGSTLTYFGGELLGAFLGAVVCWLAYKQHFDEEPLAANKLGTFSTGPAIRSTPWNLITEIIGTFVLVFVILTFGGTPSGLGPLAVALLVVGIGVSLGGPTGYAINPARDLGPRIAHAVLPIKGKGSSDWAYSWIPVVGPLVGGTLAGLVGLLVPGIMPALAG
- a CDS encoding glycerol-3-phosphate dehydrogenase/oxidase; protein product: MGHNRNSGTSQHAQQRDSVVALQERPTAKVLIIGGGINGVGTFRDLALQGVDVALVERGDFCQGASGASSHMIHGGIRYLENGEFRLVQESVVERNRLLRIAPHYVKPLQTTIPIFSTFSGILSAPTRFLTHKQGKPKERGAFLIKVGLSMYDFFSRDGGSVPRHQFRGRTKALAELPKLHSGIKYAATYFDASVHNPERLTLDVLQDGEKAGRGGGLPGGSARASNYVSLVSMGTNGVRLRDELTGKEFDFQADVIVNTTGAWVDLTNQAMGAVSRFMGGTKGSHIVLDHPELLAACNGREIFFEHTDGRIVLIYPMGDRVLVGTTDVDADMSEDAVCTEEEIDYFFDLVGHVFPTIKVERDQIVYSFAGVRPLPRHDETQPGFVSRDYRIERNVRTGDDAVTTPGGKAAVVLSLVGGKWTTFRALAEHMTNDVLRELGMERKVSTAKLAIGGGAGFPDTEQGEQEWIKNHMGPGLDADRVAVLLTRYGTRAEEVIEYLNAGQDQPLRSTRELSVRELAFMAEHEQIGHLVDVLIRRTSLAFRGLVTGELLNEIAAALAEPLGWDAATREAEIQHAQDVLQRFHKVDVHSLVA
- a CDS encoding sugar-binding transcriptional regulator, coding for MARSRHSDALRAAQMYYLQDLTMDAIARELRTSRSTVSRLLSSARETGLVQVQIRSPFDTGPELESQIRNQYGVDVHVVPVLDTLNEAETLDRVAMQAARTIGPLVDSNAIIGVAWGATLSAVSRHLTRKVTHDSIVVQLNGAGNMQTTGITYASDIMRRFGSAYGARVEQFPVPAFFDHAATKTAMWNERSVQRILDLQARMSIAIFGVGSVDSDYPSHVYAGGYLDERDLSMLAADDVVGDVATVFFRSDGSSDGITLNERSTGPSHEQLRQVRRRICVVSGASKINGLQGALAAGLATDLILDEASARRLVSFNGHS